The Agromyces hippuratus genome has a window encoding:
- the murI gene encoding glutamate racemase — translation MTDAPIGIFDSGVGGLTVARAVKDQLPNESILYIGDLEHSPYGPKKIADVRGYALAVLDDLVAQGVKMLVIACNTASAAMLRDARERYDVPVVEVIQPAVRRAVAATKTGRVGVIGTAGTIGSRAYDDAFAAAPHLELFSQACPRFVEFVEAGVTTGDELLAITEEYLAPLKRARIDTLVLGCTHYPFLKGAISYVMGDEVSLVSSDVETANDVYRVLVGTGTERRAATPPSYRYEATGRSTSAFLDLAHRLIGPEIPSVELVQTGAVTIPDHVRLRQENA, via the coding sequence GTGACGGATGCACCGATCGGGATCTTCGACTCCGGGGTCGGCGGGCTCACCGTCGCGCGGGCCGTGAAAGACCAACTGCCCAACGAATCGATCCTCTACATCGGCGACCTCGAGCACTCGCCCTACGGGCCGAAGAAGATCGCCGACGTGCGCGGCTACGCCCTCGCCGTGCTCGACGATCTCGTGGCGCAGGGCGTGAAGATGCTCGTGATCGCCTGCAACACGGCCTCCGCCGCGATGCTGCGCGATGCCCGCGAGCGCTACGACGTGCCGGTCGTCGAGGTGATCCAGCCGGCGGTGCGCCGCGCCGTCGCCGCCACGAAGACCGGTCGGGTCGGGGTCATCGGCACGGCGGGCACGATCGGCTCGCGCGCCTACGACGACGCGTTCGCCGCCGCACCGCACCTCGAGCTCTTCTCGCAGGCGTGCCCGAGGTTCGTCGAGTTCGTCGAGGCGGGCGTGACGACCGGCGACGAGCTGCTCGCGATCACCGAGGAGTACCTCGCGCCGCTGAAGCGGGCCCGCATCGACACGCTCGTGCTCGGCTGCACGCACTACCCGTTCCTGAAGGGCGCGATCTCCTACGTCATGGGCGATGAGGTCTCGCTCGTCTCGAGCGACGTCGAGACGGCGAACGACGTCTACCGCGTGCTCGTCGGCACCGGTACCGAGCGCCGCGCCGCGACCCCGCCGAGCTACCGCTACGAGGCCACGGGCCGCTCCACGAGCGCGTTCCTCGACCTCGCCCACCGACTCATCGGCCCCGAGATCCCGAGCGTCGAGCTCGTGCAGACCGGTGCCGTCACGATCCCAGACCACGTACGGCTTCGACAGGAGAACGCATGA
- a CDS encoding DUF3039 domain-containing protein encodes MISSVRASIADPGTPGGGTDVLDRELEKLLNEEAIEPGDHERFSHYVQKDKILQSALTGKPVKALCGKKWTPGRDPEKFPVCPTCKAIYEKMKAE; translated from the coding sequence ATGATCTCCTCCGTGCGCGCGAGCATCGCCGACCCCGGTACCCCCGGCGGCGGTACCGACGTTCTCGACCGCGAGCTCGAGAAGCTCCTGAACGAAGAGGCCATCGAGCCCGGCGATCACGAGCGCTTCTCGCACTACGTGCAGAAAGACAAGATCCTGCAGTCGGCGCTCACCGGCAAGCCCGTGAAGGCGCTGTGCGGCAAGAAGTGGACCCCGGGGCGCGACCCCGAGAAGTTCCCCGTCTGCCCGACCTGCAAGGCGATCTACGAGAAGATGAAGGCGGAGTAG
- a CDS encoding WhiB family transcriptional regulator — protein MDWRDKAACLTADPELFFPVGNTGPAVDQIEKAKTVCGRCTVTEICLQYALETGQDSGVWGGLSEDERRALKRRAARARRAS, from the coding sequence ATGGATTGGCGCGACAAGGCCGCCTGCCTCACCGCAGACCCGGAACTCTTCTTCCCGGTCGGCAACACCGGCCCCGCCGTCGACCAGATCGAGAAGGCGAAGACCGTGTGCGGTCGCTGCACCGTCACCGAGATCTGCCTGCAGTACGCCCTCGAGACCGGCCAGGACTCGGGCGTGTGGGGTGGCCTCAGCGAAGACGAGCGCCGCGCCCTCAAGCGCCGCGCCGCCCGCGCCCGCCGCGCCTCCTAG
- a CDS encoding nicotinate phosphoribosyltransferase: MTGSAALFTDRYELTMVDAALLDGTAHRESLFEAFARRLPDGRRYGIVAGTGRLLELIQRFRFDEAELEWLREHEVVRPATLDWLADYRFTGDIWGYREGEAYFPGSPLLTIQATFAEAVMLETVVLSTLNYDSSVASAAARMVSVALGRPIAEMGSRRTSERAAVAAARAAYIAGFDATSNLEAGRTWGIPTMGTAAHAFTLLHDTEEGAFRAQVEAFGPKTTLLVDTYDITKGVELAVKVAGPELGAVRIDSGDLPTVVAAVREQLDALGAVDTRITVTSDLDEFTIAGLSGAPVDAYGVGTAVVTGSGFPAAGMVFKLVARRDDTGDWVSVAKASTQKASVGGRKNAARRLDSTLTAREELVFVGDGPDGEAEYEADSRLRPLMVQLMTDGEADPAFLGKAGTEAARGHRSAVMQELPVEAFRLGRGEPVIPTTYR, from the coding sequence GTGACCGGCTCAGCAGCGCTCTTCACCGACCGATACGAACTGACGATGGTCGATGCCGCGTTGCTCGACGGCACCGCTCATCGCGAGAGCCTGTTCGAGGCCTTCGCGAGGCGCCTGCCCGACGGGCGGCGGTACGGCATCGTCGCGGGCACGGGCCGCCTGCTCGAGCTGATCCAGCGCTTCCGCTTCGACGAGGCCGAGCTCGAGTGGCTGCGCGAGCACGAGGTCGTGCGACCCGCGACCCTCGACTGGCTCGCCGACTACCGGTTCACGGGCGATATCTGGGGCTACCGCGAGGGCGAGGCGTACTTCCCGGGCTCTCCCCTGCTGACGATCCAGGCGACCTTCGCCGAGGCCGTCATGCTCGAGACCGTGGTGCTCTCGACCCTCAACTACGACTCCTCGGTCGCGAGCGCCGCCGCCCGCATGGTCTCCGTCGCCCTCGGCCGCCCGATCGCCGAGATGGGCTCGCGGCGCACCAGCGAGCGTGCGGCCGTCGCCGCGGCCCGAGCCGCGTACATCGCGGGCTTCGACGCCACCTCGAACCTCGAGGCCGGGCGCACCTGGGGCATCCCGACCATGGGCACGGCCGCGCACGCCTTCACCCTGCTGCACGACACCGAAGAGGGGGCGTTCCGCGCCCAGGTCGAGGCGTTCGGGCCGAAGACCACCCTGCTCGTCGACACCTACGACATCACGAAGGGCGTCGAGCTCGCCGTGAAGGTAGCCGGCCCCGAGCTCGGCGCCGTGCGCATCGACTCGGGCGATCTGCCGACCGTCGTCGCCGCCGTGCGCGAGCAGCTCGACGCCCTCGGCGCCGTCGACACGCGCATCACCGTCACGAGCGACCTCGACGAGTTCACGATCGCCGGCCTCTCGGGGGCGCCGGTCGACGCGTACGGCGTCGGCACCGCCGTCGTCACGGGCTCGGGCTTCCCGGCCGCCGGAATGGTGTTCAAGCTCGTGGCACGCCGCGACGACACCGGAGACTGGGTGTCGGTCGCGAAGGCGTCGACGCAGAAGGCGAGCGTCGGCGGCCGCAAGAACGCCGCACGACGCCTCGATTCGACCCTCACGGCTCGCGAAGAGCTCGTCTTCGTCGGAGACGGCCCCGACGGCGAGGCCGAGTACGAGGCCGACAGCCGGTTGCGTCCGCTGATGGTGCAGCTGATGACCGATGGCGAAGCCGACCCGGCGTTCCTCGGCAAGGCCGGCACCGAGGCCGCACGAGGCCACCGCTCCGCGGTCATGCAGGAGCTGCCGGTCGAGGCGTTCCGGCTGGGCCGCGGCGAACCGGTGATCCCGACGACGTACCGCTGA
- a CDS encoding ABC transporter permease → MSTVSNAYGDAHPLQRTPWARYRHSLWLLTTRDLKVRYSTSALGYVWSVLDPLVMAGIYWFVFTQVFERPVGTQPYLVFLLSALLPWMWFNGAVSDSTRAFLKDAKLVRSTMIPRTIWVNRIVLSKGIEFLLALPVLALFALIFRDELQLHWELVLFPLAIVLQAVLTAGVALIVAPLVVFFRDLERAVKLALRFLFYASPIIYGVTDLPTQLHFWAAFNPLSGIFGLYRAGFYPDELDWFNVAISAVMSLAILAVGLWVFRSSERQVLKEI, encoded by the coding sequence ATGAGCACGGTGTCGAACGCATACGGTGATGCCCATCCGCTGCAGCGGACGCCGTGGGCAAGATACCGTCATTCGCTCTGGTTGCTCACGACCCGCGACCTGAAGGTGCGCTACTCGACCTCGGCCCTCGGCTACGTGTGGTCGGTGCTCGACCCGCTCGTGATGGCGGGCATCTACTGGTTCGTCTTCACCCAGGTCTTCGAGCGGCCCGTGGGCACGCAGCCCTATCTCGTCTTCCTGCTGTCCGCACTGCTGCCGTGGATGTGGTTCAACGGCGCGGTCTCGGACTCGACGCGCGCGTTCCTCAAGGACGCCAAGCTCGTGCGCTCGACGATGATCCCCCGCACGATCTGGGTCAACCGCATCGTGCTGTCGAAGGGCATCGAGTTCCTGCTCGCGCTGCCCGTGCTCGCGCTGTTCGCCCTGATCTTCCGCGACGAGCTCCAGCTGCACTGGGAGCTCGTGCTCTTCCCGCTCGCCATCGTGCTGCAGGCGGTGCTGACTGCGGGCGTCGCCCTGATCGTCGCACCGCTCGTGGTCTTCTTCCGCGACCTCGAGCGGGCCGTCAAGCTCGCGCTGCGGTTCCTGTTCTACGCCTCCCCCATCATCTACGGCGTCACCGACCTGCCGACGCAGCTGCACTTCTGGGCGGCGTTCAACCCGCTCTCTGGCATCTTCGGCCTCTACCGGGCCGGGTTCTACCCCGACGAGCTCGACTGGTTCAACGTGGCGATCTCCGCGGTGATGTCGCTCGCGATCCTCGCCGTCGGCCTGTGGGTCTTCCGCTCCTCCGAGCGCCAGGTACTGAAGGAGATCTGA
- the rdgB gene encoding RdgB/HAM1 family non-canonical purine NTP pyrophosphatase — MSLEVVLATHNQHKVDEFQKILGERMPGLTVLAYDGPEPVEDGTSFEENAFIKARAAAAHTGRIALADDSGIAVDVMGGSPGIFSARWAGPGRGAQANLDLLLAQLGDIRDPNRTGHFHCTIALVVPEAAGGPHEYAAVGLWPGRIALEESGAHGFGYDPIFVPEGFEVSAAELAPEVKNTHSHRARAFAALIPELERIIAAR; from the coding sequence ATGAGCCTCGAGGTCGTGCTCGCCACCCACAACCAGCACAAGGTCGACGAGTTCCAGAAGATCCTGGGCGAGCGGATGCCGGGGCTCACGGTGCTCGCCTACGACGGGCCGGAACCCGTCGAGGACGGCACCTCGTTCGAGGAGAACGCCTTCATCAAGGCGCGTGCCGCTGCAGCGCACACCGGACGCATCGCCCTCGCCGACGACTCCGGCATCGCGGTCGACGTCATGGGCGGCTCGCCGGGCATCTTCTCGGCCCGTTGGGCGGGGCCGGGCAGGGGAGCGCAGGCGAACCTCGACCTGCTGCTCGCGCAGCTCGGCGACATCCGCGACCCGAACCGCACCGGGCACTTCCACTGCACCATCGCACTCGTGGTGCCCGAAGCCGCCGGCGGTCCGCACGAGTACGCCGCGGTCGGGCTGTGGCCCGGGCGCATCGCGCTCGAGGAGTCGGGGGCGCACGGGTTCGGGTACGACCCGATCTTCGTGCCCGAAGGGTTCGAGGTGTCGGCCGCGGAGCTCGCGCCCGAGGTGAAGAACACGCACAGTCATCGGGCCCGGGCGTTCGCGGCGCTCATCCCCGAGCTCGAGCGGATCATCGCGGCTCGGTGA
- a CDS encoding ABC transporter ATP-binding protein, with translation MTSVSRSEHDDETAEGTGAGATDTTESQPAQSAATAKRPARTTAPKTTAAAAKTTAAKSPAAKTAAAKPPAAKTTAAKSTAAKSTAAKTATAKTAAAKTAAAKTTAAKTAAAKKQAAAAAESAEGAPTESRPASKRTAASRTASAKAAVSRGEAAKTTRTPRASAAETTAGGASRRTESVATAASRRRSQQVAAALTTETTAAERPTRKAPDTAAATVSEPPVVPETPAVRSEIDEETVERAPRRPAATAAAVARAAAAAAAAEASVAAASAAEVPAAAEASVEAAPPVEAAPPVEAAPPVEETSGTATSGSAAQAVAVIQPVKKPAARKKRSLRPARTAPPANAPKVLAIEGLVKKFGENTAVDGISLDVRAGSFFGIVGPNGAGKTTTLSMVTGLLRPDAGTVRIHDIDAWAQPQAAKRATGVLPDRLRLFDRLTGAQLLYYSGELRGLDSRTVRERSADLIAAFGLDDAVDRLVADYSAGMTKKIALACAMIHSPRLLVLDEPFESVDPVSAANLTEILERYVAGGGTVVLSSHGMDLIERVCDSAAIVVAGRVLAAGTLDEVRAGQTLEDRFVELAGGRKAAEGMEWLHSFSD, from the coding sequence GTGACTTCCGTTTCGCGCTCAGAACACGACGACGAAACTGCCGAAGGCACCGGCGCGGGGGCGACCGACACGACGGAGTCCCAGCCGGCGCAATCGGCGGCGACGGCGAAGCGCCCCGCGCGCACGACCGCTCCGAAGACGACGGCTGCGGCGGCGAAGACGACGGCCGCGAAGTCGCCTGCTGCGAAGACGGCCGCCGCGAAGCCGCCTGCTGCGAAGACCACGGCGGCGAAGTCCACGGCCGCGAAGTCGACGGCTGCGAAGACGGCGACGGCGAAGACGGCTGCCGCGAAGACGGCCGCCGCGAAGACGACGGCTGCGAAGACGGCCGCCGCGAAGAAGCAGGCGGCCGCTGCCGCCGAGTCCGCAGAGGGCGCGCCGACCGAGAGCCGGCCGGCCTCCAAGCGCACCGCGGCATCGCGCACCGCTTCGGCCAAGGCCGCCGTGAGTCGCGGTGAGGCGGCGAAGACCACGAGAACCCCGCGCGCGTCAGCTGCCGAGACCACGGCGGGCGGCGCGAGCCGTCGAACCGAGTCGGTCGCCACGGCGGCGTCGCGGCGTCGATCGCAGCAGGTCGCCGCGGCACTCACCACCGAGACCACCGCGGCCGAGCGGCCGACGCGCAAGGCTCCCGACACCGCCGCCGCGACGGTGTCCGAGCCGCCGGTGGTGCCAGAGACCCCCGCGGTCCGGTCCGAGATCGACGAGGAGACCGTCGAGCGCGCGCCGAGGCGCCCCGCCGCAACCGCCGCGGCAGTTGCGAGAGCCGCTGCCGCTGCCGCTGCTGCCGAGGCATCCGTCGCTGCTGCATCCGCCGCTGAGGTGCCCGCTGCTGCCGAAGCATCCGTCGAGGCAGCGCCGCCCGTCGAGGCAGCGCCGCCCGTCGAGGCAGCGCCGCCCGTCGAGGAGACGAGCGGCACCGCGACATCCGGCAGTGCTGCCCAGGCCGTCGCCGTGATCCAGCCCGTCAAGAAGCCCGCTGCGCGCAAGAAGCGCTCGCTGCGCCCGGCCCGCACCGCACCGCCGGCGAACGCGCCGAAGGTGCTCGCGATCGAGGGGCTCGTCAAGAAGTTCGGCGAGAACACCGCCGTCGACGGCATCAGCCTCGACGTGCGCGCCGGCTCGTTCTTCGGCATCGTCGGTCCGAACGGCGCCGGCAAGACGACGACCCTCTCCATGGTCACCGGCCTCCTCCGCCCCGACGCGGGCACCGTGCGAATCCACGACATCGACGCCTGGGCGCAGCCGCAGGCGGCCAAGCGCGCCACCGGCGTGCTGCCCGACCGGCTGCGGCTCTTCGACCGGTTGACCGGCGCGCAGCTCCTCTACTACTCGGGTGAACTCCGCGGCCTCGACAGTCGCACCGTGCGCGAGCGCAGCGCCGACCTCATCGCGGCATTCGGCCTCGACGACGCCGTCGACCGGCTCGTCGCCGACTACTCAGCGGGCATGACGAAGAAGATCGCGCTCGCGTGCGCCATGATCCACTCGCCGCGCCTCCTCGTGCTCGACGAGCCGTTCGAGTCCGTCGACCCCGTCTCCGCCGCGAACCTCACCGAGATCCTCGAGCGCTACGTCGCGGGTGGCGGCACGGTCGTGCTCTCGAGCCACGGCATGGATCTCATCGAGCGCGTCTGCGACTCGGCGGCGATCGTGGTGGCCGGGCGCGTGCTCGCGGCGGGCACGCTCGACGAAGTACGTGCCGGGCAGACTCTCGAAGACCGATTCGTCGAGCTCGCCGGCGGACGCAAGGCTGCGGAAGGCATGGAATGGTTGCACAGTTTCTCCGACTGA
- the rph gene encoding ribonuclease PH, with translation MTEASEPTTIIRADGRTADQLREVTIERGWSEHAEGSALISFGKTKVLCTASFTNGVPRWMNGKGKGWVTAEYSMLPRATNTRNDREAVKGRIGGRTHEISRLIGRSLRAVVDMKGLGENTIQIDCDVLQADGGTRTAAITGAYVALADAIEWARDKKFVGQRAQPLIDTVSAVSVGIIDGTPMLDLAYVEDVRAETDMNVVATGRGLFVEVQGTAEGAPFDRRELDSLLDLALAGTADLARIQQRVLAEAVAAAGE, from the coding sequence ATGACCGAGGCATCCGAGCCCACCACCATCATCCGCGCCGACGGACGCACCGCCGACCAGCTGCGCGAGGTGACCATCGAGCGCGGCTGGAGCGAGCACGCGGAGGGCAGCGCCCTCATCTCGTTCGGCAAGACCAAGGTGCTCTGCACCGCGTCGTTCACGAACGGCGTGCCCCGCTGGATGAACGGCAAGGGCAAGGGCTGGGTCACCGCCGAGTACTCGATGCTGCCCCGCGCCACGAACACGCGCAACGACCGCGAGGCGGTCAAGGGCCGCATCGGCGGCCGCACCCACGAGATCAGCCGTCTCATCGGCCGGAGCCTCCGCGCCGTCGTCGACATGAAGGGCCTCGGCGAGAACACGATCCAGATCGACTGCGACGTGCTGCAGGCCGACGGCGGCACCCGCACGGCCGCGATCACGGGCGCCTACGTGGCGCTCGCCGACGCGATCGAGTGGGCCCGCGACAAGAAGTTCGTCGGCCAGCGCGCCCAGCCGCTCATCGACACCGTCTCGGCCGTGTCGGTCGGCATCATCGACGGCACGCCGATGCTCGACCTCGCCTACGTCGAAGACGTGCGCGCCGAGACCGACATGAACGTCGTGGCGACCGGCCGCGGCCTCTTCGTCGAGGTGCAGGGCACCGCCGAGGGAGCGCCCTTCGACCGCCGCGAGCTCGATTCGCTGCTCGACCTCGCCCTCGCGGGCACCGCGGACCTCGCGCGCATCCAGCAGCGCGTGCTCGCCGAGGCCGTCGCCGCAGCAGGGGAGTGA
- a CDS encoding phosphocholine cytidylyltransferase family protein, whose protein sequence is MTQIVILAAGMGSRLGRSLPKPLTELSDGRTIMRQQFDNIEHAFGGNANVTIVVGYKLEHIIEAFPQASFVYNEEYDQTNTSKSLMRALAASQPGGVLWMNGDVVFDPSILDRALPYIARDQSFVTVNTSKVSDEEVKYTTSAEGYIKELSKTVKGGLGEAVGINYISSRDKATFLAHLQRVGDQDYFERGLELAIEQNAILVEPMDISDLYAVEIDFAEDLERANHFV, encoded by the coding sequence GTGACCCAGATCGTGATTCTCGCGGCCGGCATGGGGAGCCGGCTCGGGCGATCCCTCCCCAAGCCCCTCACCGAGCTCAGCGACGGCCGCACCATCATGCGCCAGCAGTTCGACAACATCGAGCACGCGTTCGGCGGCAACGCCAACGTGACGATCGTCGTCGGCTACAAGCTCGAGCACATCATCGAGGCGTTCCCACAGGCGTCCTTCGTCTACAACGAGGAGTACGACCAGACGAACACCTCGAAGAGCCTCATGCGCGCCCTCGCGGCGTCGCAGCCCGGCGGCGTGCTCTGGATGAACGGCGACGTCGTCTTCGACCCGAGCATCCTCGACCGCGCACTGCCCTACATCGCGCGCGACCAGTCCTTCGTCACCGTCAACACCTCGAAGGTGTCCGACGAAGAGGTGAAGTACACGACGAGCGCCGAGGGCTACATCAAGGAGCTCTCCAAGACCGTCAAGGGCGGTCTCGGCGAGGCCGTCGGCATCAACTACATCTCGAGCCGCGACAAGGCGACGTTCCTCGCGCACCTGCAGCGCGTCGGCGATCAGGACTACTTCGAGCGGGGCCTCGAGCTCGCGATCGAGCAGAACGCCATCCTCGTCGAGCCGATGGACATCTCCGACCTCTACGCGGTCGAGATCGACTTCGCCGAAGACCTGGAGCGCGCGAACCACTTCGTGTGA
- a CDS encoding ECF transporter S component, with protein sequence MHRTSTRVILSCAAIGVGGGLFAAGAGYAAGLIAGIAPMLYGITIGSHFLPSAVALALLKRPGVGILTGFIAGLVGAAFAPHWILRFLGTGLLVGALLELPFFLTRYKNWSAWLYYVAAGASGLVLAAGTFIALGPEHYAPWFWALYLAMFALSPIAFTWLGRVIAASLARAGVARTLTTGR encoded by the coding sequence GTGCACCGCACCAGCACCCGCGTGATCCTGAGCTGCGCCGCCATCGGCGTGGGCGGCGGCCTGTTCGCCGCCGGGGCGGGCTACGCCGCCGGACTCATCGCCGGCATCGCCCCGATGCTCTACGGCATCACGATCGGCTCGCACTTCCTGCCGAGCGCCGTGGCGCTCGCGCTGCTGAAGCGCCCTGGCGTCGGCATCCTCACCGGATTCATCGCCGGCCTCGTCGGTGCGGCTTTCGCGCCGCACTGGATCCTGCGGTTCCTCGGCACCGGCCTGCTGGTCGGGGCGCTCCTCGAACTGCCGTTCTTCCTCACGCGCTACAAGAACTGGTCGGCGTGGCTGTACTACGTCGCCGCGGGGGCATCGGGCCTGGTCCTCGCCGCGGGCACCTTCATCGCCCTCGGCCCCGAGCACTACGCGCCCTGGTTCTGGGCGCTCTACCTCGCGATGTTCGCGCTGAGCCCCATCGCCTTCACCTGGCTCGGACGGGTGATCGCCGCGTCGCTCGCCCGTGCGGGCGTCGCGCGCACGCTGACGACGGGGCGCTGA